From Rutidosis leptorrhynchoides isolate AG116_Rl617_1_P2 chromosome 3, CSIRO_AGI_Rlap_v1, whole genome shotgun sequence, a single genomic window includes:
- the LOC139897841 gene encoding cytochrome c oxidase copper chaperone 2, whose product MSGLQAQDFSTSLRITKAPKEQQESNVSVTSSSETKPKKKICCACPDTKKLRDECIVEHGESACAKWIEAHRLCLRSEGFNV is encoded by the coding sequence ATGAGTGGGTTACAGGCACAGGATTTCTCTACTTCTTTAAGAATAACCAAAGCACCAAAAGAACAACAAGAGTCAAATGTTAGTGTGACGTCATCCTCTGAAACAAAGCCAAAGAAGAAAATATGCTGTGCTTGCCCTGATACTAAGAAGCTGAGGGATGAATGTATTGTCGAACACGGTGAATCGGCTTGCGCGAAATGGATCGAAGCTCATCGTTTATGTCTTCGTTCTGAAGGATTCAATGTATGA